In Paroedura picta isolate Pp20150507F chromosome 6, Ppicta_v3.0, whole genome shotgun sequence, one genomic interval encodes:
- the LOC143840708 gene encoding uncharacterized protein LOC143840708, whose product MPKPRKGSFWQRAEAEALLELVLQSKSVGRLMASTHCHTKGAYLVLASKLRERGYVRTWEQVRTKFKRLKLDFLNSLEQWGGIPQPSGRTVFHDQMVKIWEKAGKPPLDMRRHMATQSPSKLATAPEREEGEEEGPSTSGQAAAETVEARLRAMEARVTSLEAQVAELKGEIEQQRQQREAEELKKKEDEDLFRRKVRGSVGRLSRRVREMEGAGQGSSGT is encoded by the exons atgccgaagccacggaagggctccttctggcagcgcgccgaggctgaggcacttctggagcttgtgctccaatcgaaaagtgttggccgccttatggccagcacccactgccacaccaagggtgcttacctggtgttggcttcaaagctgagggagaggggctacgtccggacctgggagcaggtccggacaaaattcaagcgacttaagctggacttcctaaacagtctggaacagtggggggggatcccgcagccaagtgggagaacggtcttccacgaccagatggttaaaatatgggagaaggctgggaagccccccctggacatgaggaggcatatgg ccacacaatcaccatccaagctggcaacagcacctgagcgtgaggagggggaggaagagggaccttccacctcgggacaggctgcag ctgaaactgtggaggcaaggctgcgtgccatggaggccagagttacttccctggaggctcaagtggcagagctgaaaggggagattgagcagcaaaggcaacagagggaggcggaagaac ttaagaagaaggaggatgaggacctcttccgccgcaaagtccgggggtccgtgggaaggttgagcaggagagtgagggagatggaaggggctgggcaggggagcagtgggacctga